A single genomic interval of Saccharospirillum mangrovi harbors:
- the drt3b gene encoding antiviral reverse transcriptase Drt3b, producing MSKIKKVRRSDTNRILLTETLPYEVPILFSNDNFYLLVKNGKLNKQHSCFSSIVKSKHETQPYNYKIKKNIDSSRTISIPHPSIQYQFIDFYESYDSIITSLCSRSAASLRAPTKVASHFSEKNSTLKYKKILRDDLVETKEHAQSKESQHASSYFQYSDFPLLYMFYESYQFQRLERQYPYFLKFDIFKCFQSIYTHSLTWAVKEKKFAKAHRSAITSTSFEGKFDRLMQMGNHGETNGIIVGPEFSRIFSEIILQRVDENGKKQLKKSGIKSFKIRRYVDDYFVFCHSETDAYKIMEAYREELEKFNLHINEAKIDLIKRPFITNESIAKLEAKLLAIELFENYIISPSKSDELNAIDSLVKENKKLIKLDLSYISKYKAIAKSNSVTYESITNIFLSVLRNNLVDLNEKLASDKANADDKKIFTYIKSLVTIAFYCFSMDMRYRPSYLVCQISIVIMSIAEKMPENFNEGIKKTLSDEILLSLRNSQFNNKTIPQELLNLLILHKELGRKYKFKDEVLYTLIPSLVEGSPGDIDYFTAFTTIHYIEEDKSTIKSTIESKIIDRFNKETKPLDNTELFLFFVDSFSCPYLSGSMKSTLMDQMKIKHMSRDITSEEKPIIAAQIRRFLEKKHWFFSWNNEKQVFFNLTKKEMRAPALIKSY from the coding sequence ATGAGTAAAATAAAAAAAGTAAGGCGCAGCGATACAAATAGGATTCTTTTAACGGAAACGCTCCCCTACGAAGTTCCAATATTATTTTCAAATGATAATTTTTATTTATTAGTAAAAAATGGAAAATTGAACAAGCAACATAGCTGCTTTAGCTCCATTGTAAAATCCAAACATGAAACTCAACCATATAATTATAAAATCAAAAAAAACATAGACTCTAGCAGGACGATCAGTATTCCTCACCCTTCAATTCAATACCAATTTATTGATTTTTATGAGTCCTATGATTCTATAATCACCTCACTATGCAGCAGAAGTGCTGCATCACTAAGAGCGCCGACAAAAGTAGCATCCCATTTTTCCGAAAAAAACTCGACACTTAAGTACAAAAAAATCCTAAGAGATGACCTTGTAGAAACTAAAGAACACGCACAAAGCAAAGAAAGCCAACACGCTTCTTCGTATTTCCAGTACAGCGACTTTCCATTACTGTACATGTTTTATGAGTCATATCAGTTTCAACGCCTGGAACGACAATACCCATACTTTTTAAAATTCGATATTTTTAAATGCTTCCAAAGCATCTACACACACTCATTAACATGGGCAGTTAAAGAAAAAAAATTCGCCAAAGCTCATCGCTCTGCAATAACAAGCACTTCATTCGAGGGTAAGTTTGATCGCCTCATGCAAATGGGTAATCACGGTGAAACAAATGGGATTATTGTAGGGCCAGAGTTTTCTAGAATATTTTCTGAAATCATACTCCAAAGAGTGGATGAAAACGGGAAAAAGCAATTAAAAAAATCGGGCATTAAAAGCTTTAAAATTCGGCGGTATGTTGACGATTATTTTGTTTTCTGTCACTCAGAGACCGATGCTTACAAAATTATGGAGGCCTATCGAGAAGAATTAGAGAAATTCAACCTACATATAAATGAAGCAAAGATTGACCTGATAAAGAGGCCATTTATAACGAACGAATCAATAGCAAAGCTGGAAGCAAAGCTACTTGCGATAGAGCTATTTGAAAACTACATAATTTCACCGTCAAAAAGCGACGAATTAAATGCAATCGATAGTTTAGTCAAAGAAAACAAAAAACTTATCAAACTTGATCTCAGCTATATATCAAAGTACAAAGCAATCGCCAAATCTAACAGCGTCACCTATGAATCTATTACGAATATATTTTTGTCTGTCCTTAGAAACAACCTTGTAGATTTAAACGAGAAATTAGCAAGTGACAAAGCGAACGCTGATGACAAAAAAATCTTCACATACATAAAATCATTAGTGACAATAGCATTCTATTGCTTTTCGATGGACATGAGATATCGACCAAGTTATCTAGTTTGCCAAATATCAATCGTCATTATGTCTATAGCAGAAAAAATGCCAGAAAATTTTAATGAAGGAATAAAGAAGACATTATCCGATGAAATTTTGCTATCACTAAGAAATTCTCAGTTCAATAACAAAACAATTCCGCAAGAGTTGTTGAACTTATTAATTCTTCATAAAGAACTTGGCAGAAAATACAAATTCAAAGATGAGGTTTTGTACACTCTGATCCCTAGCCTAGTTGAAGGTAGCCCTGGCGACATAGACTACTTCACTGCTTTTACGACGATACACTACATTGAGGAAGACAAATCGACGATAAAAAGCACAATCGAATCAAAAATAATAGATAGGTTTAATAAAGAAACAAAACCTCTAGACAATACAGAGCTGTTTTTGTTTTTCGTAGATAGCTTTTCATGCCCATACTTATCAGGGTCGATGAAATCTACTCTAATGGATCAAATGAAAATAAAGCACATGTCACGTGACATAACTTCCGAGGAAAAACCAATCATTGCGGCTCAAATCAGACGTTTCTTAGAAAAGAAGCATTGGTTCTTTAGCTGGAATAATGAAAAACAAGTGTTCTTCAATCTTACAAAGAAGGAAATGCGAGCACCTGCGTTGATCAAAAGCTACTAA
- a CDS encoding OsmC family protein: protein MAEIQISLNRKGNTASEAHIRNHTVVMDRPAEKGGEDQGPMGGETLLAALGGCFMSNLVAAAAARDIDLGDIDVAITGHLDGTPPVFNTIDMAVTGPAGIDDLEKLVTIAERGCIASNTLKQGLNVRVTTHTR from the coding sequence ATGGCCGAAATTCAGATCAGCCTGAACCGCAAAGGCAACACCGCCAGCGAAGCTCACATCCGCAACCACACCGTAGTGATGGACCGCCCGGCCGAAAAAGGCGGCGAAGACCAAGGCCCTATGGGTGGCGAAACCCTGCTGGCCGCACTGGGTGGCTGCTTTATGTCGAACCTCGTAGCCGCCGCAGCCGCGCGCGACATCGACCTGGGTGACATCGACGTCGCCATCACCGGTCACCTGGACGGCACCCCGCCGGTATTCAACACCATCGACATGGCTGTCACCGGCCCCGCCGGTATCGACGACCTGGAAAAGCTGGTCACCATCGCCGAACGCGGCTGCATCGCCTCGAATACGTTAAAACAGGGTTTGAACGTGCGAGTGACCACTCACACGCGTTGA